The Methanobacteriales archaeon HGW-Methanobacteriales-1 DNA window TGAGGAACTTCTAAATATCCTTCTACCAGGCTTTTAATTAAATGATCATTAGGTGATGAGATAAAAAAACTAATTTTTCCATTTCTAGAAAACATGTAATTAGGAAGATTTTTTCTATTTGATAAAAATAATTGAGAAAAAGTAAAAAATTTATAGTCTTTAGATGAATGTAACTGGCTGGCTAAATCCAGATCTGCTATTTTATTGTAAATAATTGCAGAAATAATATGATTATAATTGTAAGGAATTTTAAATTGATTTCCATTTGTAGATAAGCTTATTTTCAGCCTCGTCCTAATCCCCCCAGAATCTAAATAATTTTTTACATTTTTATATTAATCATACTTGCATATAAATTTAATGTTTATCATATACAACACTAATAAAAATATAACAACTTATTAAAAAAACAATTACAAATTATAATTTTATAAACGTGGGATTATATTTTATTAATAGGTATTATAATTCTGATAAATTCCTGAATTGCATTATAGTAACCTATTATAATTCTAGAAAATTCTTATTCTGATAAATTCATAATTGCATCGAGTAACCTATTATTATTTATTTTATTAGAGTGAATATTAAATTAATAAAAATATTTTGACCTTAATATTATAATAGATTGAAATTTTTTAAAAATAAAATTTGATTAGGAAGTTTTATGAATTTGATCAGTAGAAATTATAATTTTTTAAAAATAAATTTTGGGTTAGTAGATTTTATGAATTTGATCAGTGAAAATTATAATTTAATAAAATTTCAAGTTGAAAATAATCAAACTGAACTTCGTTAAATCAGTCTATAACGAAGTTGGTTAAAATTCTTCAAATAATCAAATTTCTATCAAAATAAAACACATCAAAGAAGGCCAATATGGACCACTACATATAGGCCTGGCCTCTCATTTAGGTGCATTTCTCATTTTTTTAAAAATCATGAAAATTTTCAGGTTTTTCTCATTAAAAATATAAAAAAATAGAGTTCCTCTGCAAGGAACATGATTATTTCAATAAATTTATTTTGATTTAATATTTTAATCAATTTGTATATCAAATCCCATTTTATCAAAAATTTCTGATAAGTGTAATATAAGATTCTAAAATTTTACAATATTCCATAATTTTTTGGAAATTACTATGTTTATTAATTTTTCATGATGTACCCCTTGTTGGATTAATACTAGCAATTTTGATGGTTCTTGGTGGATCAGTTATATCCCGAAGAAAATAAAACAAACCCCTTTTTCCTTTTTTTTTTTTTAAATGAATGAATAAAATGAATAATGGCTAATTTTGGTATATTTTACGAGTTTTTTTCTCTTAATAATAGTGTGTTTCTATTATTTTGTTAATACAATTGGAAAATTAAAATTAAATATTTTATGGTATACAATCTGAAAATTAAATAAAACTAAATTAATAATTAATTCCTGAATTCAAAAGAAAAACTAAAAGAAAGTATAATAAATAATTATTTAGGAACTAAGACTTCTTTAGTGTATTTTAAATTCCTATAGCTGGTGGCCGGGACGAATTTACTGTATTCCTGTCCTTGTTCATCTAATTGTTTATAATCTATGGTAATATTTCCACGTTCATCAAACTGGATTCTAGCAATCTCTGGACTGGTGGTATGGTATTCTTCAATGTCTTCTTGTGTATAAAATATTTTAACATGATTTACAAACATTTTTTTTATCTCCTACTATTGATTAGTAGTTTCCATTATAAAATATTTTAATTTTCCATGACTATCTATTATTACCTAAAAATAATTCTTAAAAGAAGTATATAATAATATTAGGAGTGATTATTTTGAGATCTATTTGGTCAGGATATCTATCTTTTGGTACTATTCTTATTCCTATTAGAACGTATGCTGCGAGTCAAAATTTGCATGTGGGCTTTCATCAAGTCCATAAAACGGATTGTGGTAGAGTAAGATACAAAAAAGTTTGTGAAAAGGATGGTTCGGAACTTAAAGCCGAAGATATTGCAAAAGCATATTTTATAGCAGGAGAATGTATTAAATTCACTGATGAAGAATTAGAATCCCTTAAACCTTTTAGAAATAAAATGATGGAAGTCCAGGGATTTTGTCACATAGAAGAAATACCACTGGTTTCTCTATCTAAACCATACTATATTGGAACTGAATCTTCTAAAAAAGGCGGGGTGGGAAAGAGTTTTCTCCTCTTAAAAAAGGCCATGGAAAAAAGTGGTAAAGTAGCCATAGTCAAATGGGTTTCCCGAACCAATGAATACATTGGAATGCTAGAATCACATGATAAAGGCTTCCTTCTAAAACAAATGCTCTATCACGAACAAATAAGGCCTTCTGATGAAATAGAAATCATAGAAACAGAAGTTACCCCAGATTTAGTGGATAAAGGAGTTAAAGTTGTTGAAAAGATGACCTTTGACTTTAATTGGGCTGATTACATGGAGGAATACACTGCTGAGGTGAAAAAATTAATAGAGAGAAAAGCACTGGGTGAAGAATTGGAAGTTGAAGAAATAAAGGCCCCGGAAACACGATCTATTGAATCCGAATTGGAAAAGATGCTGGATAGTGTTTAAAAATGATAGAACCCATGCTAGCTCAGTTAAAAAGTAACCACATTAATTTGGATGAATCCTGGATAGTAGAACCTAAATATGATGGCGAACGATTGATTGCACAACGTGACGGCAATTCCATAACCTTATGGACACGTAGAGACATCCAGGTTTCATATAAATTTCCAGAAATAGTTTCCGCTTTAAAAAAGAATATAAAAGGAAAAAACTGGATACTGGATGGTGAACTAACCGTAGCCGGAGGATTTAGACAGCTTCTAAAACGTAATGTGGAAGATAAATTCAAAATAAGTATTTTAGCACGTAAAATACCAGCTACCTACAATATATTTGATATTATAAATTGGGATGGTGAATTCGTGATGGAAAGGCCCTTAATAGAACGTAAATCGCTTCTTTTAAAGGCAGTTAATTTTGATGAATTCATTGACCTGGTAGGTTTTCAAGAATTAAATGATGTAAATAAACATCTAAATGATAATCTAAAGGCCGGTTTTGAAGGAATCGTCCTGAAAAAAACTTATTCACCATACGAACCCGGTAAAAGATCAGGAAACTGGATTAAACTAAAAAAACAGGACACTATTGATGTTTATGTGGTAGGAGCTACTAAAAGTACGGGTAGTATTGCTTTTGGAGCTTTGATTCTCAAAAAAGATGGAAAATTTTTTGGAAAAGTTGGAACCGGATTCAGTGATCAGGATCGCAAGTACATATTGAATATTTTAAGAAAAAATGAGGCACCATTAGATATTGATCTTCCAGAGAGCGTCCTATCAGAACTATTAATTAGTAATAGGCCACTTTTAGCAGAAATAAGAGTCCAAGAAATTATTAATAATTCACCCCGGGCCCCAGTTTGGGTTAGATTCCGATGGGACGATTAATAAATATAATCTTTTTTTTGGTTATTTTAAAAGTTTTTTTTAAATTTTAATATTTTTAAAAGTTTTTCATTTTATTTTTTTAAAAAAAAAGTTCTAATTAAAATTCACTATAAAAAAAATATTTTGTTTTCAAGTGATTGAAAACCTTAAAAATAAAAAGTAGGTTAATTACCAGAACCACTTTATACAGATATAGGCCACAAATGAAACTACAGCTACTCCCACAGCAATGACACCAATTATTTTGGAGGCTGCGGGTTCTGGATTCAAGGCACATCCAGCAGCAATAGTTGCTGATAAATAACCAACTGCCAGCAATGTATCACAGACTTTATCTTTTGTAGATTCTTCACCAGGGGATGATACAGTGGTGTTATTTAAATTTGTATCATTTTCAGTAGAATTTAAAGTTCTATTAGTGGTATTATTACTCTCTGGAGTTTCAGTGGAATTTAAAGTTCTATTAGTGGTATTATTAATTTCTGGAGTTTCATTAGTTTTATTGGTGAAATTTGATAATTCATCACTATTATTGTTCATTGATTGATTATTAAGTCCTAAATCAATCAATTCCTTTTTATTTTCAATGATAGTGGAATTTTCTGTTTGGTTAATGTTAGCTTTTGATTGGAATGAATCATTATTAGTTTCATCACTTGAAACTTGTTGATTTAATTTCGAAATAGTTTTTTTTGATGACTCTGATTTGTTTTGATGAACATTTTCATTAGCAATTAGAGCAGTCTTTTTGATTATCAATGAGTGTTTGATTTTATGGAATAATAGATGTTGAGGGGTTTTTTTGGAAAATTTCTTAAATGATTTAATCTTTACAGAACTCATATTCAAGAATCTGTTATTTTGCCCATGAAGATCATTACCATCTATTTTATTAGCCGGGTTACTGGTAGTTTTAGTTTCTTTAAGGTTTTCAAAGACATTACTTGAATTAATATCGTAATATAACTCATTTCCTGAACCTATTTGGATTGCTACTGCAGGTTCAAAGCTCATTAGCCCTAAAACTATTATCATGGCCAAATATTTTTTATAAACCATTTAATTTACCTCCTAAAATTTAATTTTCTTTAGCCCTTTTACATGTAAAAGTTTTAATATATAAATATTTCTAAGATGGAAAATTAGGAGGAATTTAAGAAAAAAATAATCTTTTAAAATAAGAATAAACAATAAAAAGACGTATATATCGATAATTTAGGTTATAGATCAATAATTAGAAGGTAAATTCTAAAGGGCGACTATAACTAATTGATTATAGAGTTAATTTCCTCTAAAATTTTTAATTAAAAAAAATAAGTGATAATAACAGGTTCTAACATCAAAATGATCTTCCCGCGGCATAAGTGCCCTTCATTTCAGGCATTTTTATATCATTGGGTGCCGTGACATCTATTTCTTTCCGTAGTATGTCATTGTCTATGGCAAAATCAATCTGGCCCTTAAAATGGACCGATTCTGAATCAACTTTTAAATCAATTTTTACATTAGAAAGATTCTTCAAAAGACTTTTCTTTTCCTGGAATAGCACAGAAGCATCTACAATTTTAAATTGTAACGGAATTTTCTCGGAGTTAATATCAATAATTACGTTCTCTGAAACTTGAAAAGATTCCTGATCTTCTTGACTTCCAAGAATATTCACATATATAGAATCTAATCTAGCTTTATAATCAAATTTTACAAAATAGTAACTACTTTTCAAGTTTGTATCCCCATATACAGTATCTTTTTGTAACTATTATATCTTTTCATGGTAATTAGATAAGGACAATAGTTATAACTTTATAATAAATAATCTAAACTTTAATATGTTTTATTTTCATAATATCTAGGATATGAACCCTATTTAATCCTGGATTCAATTGTAATATTTAATGATTTACAAAAAATATTGAATATGAATATTATGGCCTTAAGTTTGCATAAAGTACTTTTATTAATAAAAAAAGATTTTAGGGAATATTATTCCCTGTAAAGTGAAATTATAAGAATTAACTTGAATTTAATAAAAATATGAAAAGATAAACCTAAATCAGCATATTCCTTTCACTTTTAGAAAATAAAGATTATTCAATTATTTCAGCAAATGCAAAATTTCTACGGGTAGAGTTAACTCTAATTTTAACTTCATCGCCTACTTTGGCGCCTGAAACAAAGACCACAAAACCTTCGATACGTGCAATTCCGTCTCCGTCTCTGCCGGTATCTTCAATCTTAACATCATATTCTCCGCCTTCTTTAATAGGGGCAGAATTATCTCTATCGTTGTTGTAATTATCTCCAAACAAATGTATCACTTCCAATTTTTTGCCATATAGGCAATATTCTATTGATTTTCAAAGCATATAAAGTAATGCATGCCAATTTTAATTTATTGACCATTTTTATTTATTTTCTAAAATTTTGCTTATTTCTAACATATCAATTATTATATTCATGTTGGGATTTTACGATATTCACTTTTTTTCTTAGTATTCTGGAGATGAGTATCATCAGGATGATACTGAACATGTAAACCACAATGATCATGGCCATCACCTCATACTGATAACTGAAATTAGCCAAAGCCACCACAAAGGCAGCTGACGAATTTCTTATAGCAGTCCCCATACCCAGCACAGATCTAGTGCTGGAGGAAGGGCCACCCAATAAATATCCCGTTATAAAAGCAGTTAATATAAAAATTATAGCTGCTATTAAGGCCCCGGTACCAAATACGGTTAAAAAGTCCTGGTAGTTAAGGCCCAGATAAAGAATTACCACCAGAACTATAAATATGCTGGATAACTGGTTAAAAATAGGCTGAATTTTAGTAGCTATTTTATTGTATTTTGATTTTATGGTGGTTCCGATGATTAATGGTAAAAATATCAGGGCTATCAGGGAGCTAGCTATAGCTAAGGGATTAACAGAAACACCAGGCAATAAAAAGGAAAGCATCAGGGGCAAGTAGACCAAAGTCACCAGGGACAATATGATCATTAGTCCCGTCGCAAAGGCCATATCTGCCTTTATTAACTGAACGATTTTCAGCATGAATGGTGATCCGGCTCCAGCAGCCATTAAAATCAAACCAATGGCCAGGCCTTCAGGCAGGGGTATGAGCTGCAGTATAAGGTAAGTTATAAATGGAAGTATTAAAAAATTTGCAGCTAAAGACTTTAAAATGAGGCTCTTATCTTTTAATGGTTCTAAAAATTGTTTAGGAAGAAAATTAAGCCCCATGGATAACATGGTGGTGACGATGTAGATTAAAACACTTAAATTGGCCAGTTGTTGTAAGATGACTTCCATAAAATAGCTCCTGAATTAATAATGATTTGATTTTAGGTAAAATAAGTTTATGGTAATTATTAGCACTCTAAATGGAATAATAATCATAAGCAATTTTTATTCTTAATATGAAAATTAATGGGTTTTTAAAAATTTTACTTCACATAGGTTATAACTTTATTTAATAGATACCAACCAATTATCTACTATTTTAGGTGTTTTACTAGTAACCAGTGGGTTATGGCTTTTTAAAGCTTTAAGAGAATAACTAATTTTCAAACAGGATTCTGTTTTAAAAATTCTTGAATATTCATTCTTGACGGTATTTTTAAATAAAATACTGAAATAAGGGGCCTTTTTTATTTTATTAATATTTGGACCGTTTTTTAATTTCAATTCTTTAATTTTAAATTTAGCAGTGCTAAGAGAGAACAACATCTGAAACACTACGGGTTGAAGTTTAACTGCATTATAAACTTGACTTGTTTATTGATTAGGTCACATTAGTTGTTATGAACTATTAAATTGTTTCATATGGTGGAGTTATTCTGGAAAAAAGTTCTCATTGTGCCTTATTGGTTTAAATAAACTCTCAACGAGTCATAACCATTAATGACCATTAAAAAACCTTCAAATAGAGTCCCTTTTGATTTAATAGGCACAGATAGGTCCTTTTTTTGAATTTTAAATCAAAATATTTATATATGGAGATTAGATATAAGTTTCTCTATCGATGAAGCCTTTTCTATAATTTTTGACATATAGTCAGAGTTTTTAGGAATTATATGAGAATATAAAACTTCATCGATACGGAGGCGGTAAAATTAAGCGAAACTTACAAATAGTTTTCGTATTAACCCTTTGTTTAGCATTTCTAAGTACCAGTGCCATATACGCAGAAAACAATGACAGCGATTCATTATTAGATGATATAAACAGTCAAAATAACACTGATACCAACAACATAAACCTAAACAATAATAACAACGACACAA harbors:
- a CDS encoding DNA-binding protein encodes the protein MRSIWSGYLSFGTILIPIRTYAASQNLHVGFHQVHKTDCGRVRYKKVCEKDGSELKAEDIAKAYFIAGECIKFTDEELESLKPFRNKMMEVQGFCHIEEIPLVSLSKPYYIGTESSKKGGVGKSFLLLKKAMEKSGKVAIVKWVSRTNEYIGMLESHDKGFLLKQMLYHEQIRPSDEIEIIETEVTPDLVDKGVKVVEKMTFDFNWADYMEEYTAEVKKLIERKALGEELEVEEIKAPETRSIESELEKMLDSV
- a CDS encoding DNA ligase; protein product: MIEPMLAQLKSNHINLDESWIVEPKYDGERLIAQRDGNSITLWTRRDIQVSYKFPEIVSALKKNIKGKNWILDGELTVAGGFRQLLKRNVEDKFKISILARKIPATYNIFDIINWDGEFVMERPLIERKSLLLKAVNFDEFIDLVGFQELNDVNKHLNDNLKAGFEGIVLKKTYSPYEPGKRSGNWIKLKKQDTIDVYVVGATKSTGSIAFGALILKKDGKFFGKVGTGFSDQDRKYILNILRKNEAPLDIDLPESVLSELLISNRPLLAEIRVQEIINNSPRAPVWVRFRWDD
- a CDS encoding deoxyribonuclease, coding for MFGDNYNNDRDNSAPIKEGGEYDVKIEDTGRDGDGIARIEGFVVFVSGAKVGDEVKIRVNSTRRNFAFAEIIE
- a CDS encoding transporter, whose protein sequence is MEVILQQLANLSVLIYIVTTMLSMGLNFLPKQFLEPLKDKSLILKSLAANFLILPFITYLILQLIPLPEGLAIGLILMAAGAGSPFMLKIVQLIKADMAFATGLMIILSLVTLVYLPLMLSFLLPGVSVNPLAIASSLIALIFLPLIIGTTIKSKYNKIATKIQPIFNQLSSIFIVLVVILYLGLNYQDFLTVFGTGALIAAIIFILTAFITGYLLGGPSSSTRSVLGMGTAIRNSSAAFVVALANFSYQYEVMAMIIVVYMFSIILMILISRILRKKVNIVKSQHEYNN